Part of the Spirochaetota bacterium genome, TACTTAATACTGCGCTTGCCACTATGCCGTTTCCACCAAAGCTTCCGGTGCAGCCATTATCAGTAGATATACCGTATGGGCTTGCGCTATCGTGGGTTATGGAAGGCGGAGAAAAGACGCTGCAGGGTTTTTATAATCTGGGAAAAGCTAAAACAGCGCATGAAGCACGGGAGGCAATTAAAGGTATTAAAACCATCTATCTTAATATAGTGTATGGCGATAGCAACTCGATTGGCTGGCAGGTGACAGGGCTTTATCCTGTGCGAAAAAAAGGCACTGGTCTTTTCCCTTCTCCAGGATGGACGGGTGAGTATGATTGGCAGGGCTATGTGCCGTTTGAGCAATTGCCTCACAAAGAAAATCCTGCTGAAGGGTTCATTGCCACTGCCAATCACCGCACTGTGGATAAAGACTATCCTGTTAATTTAACACAATCATGGTACAATGACGAGCGTGCAATGCGCATTGTACAGGTACTATCGAACAATAAGACATTTACACTTGAAGATGTCATGAAGCTACAAAATGATCAGTATTCGCTGATGGCAAAGCACGTGCAGGATATTCTTTATGGCAAAGATTATAGTGATAAAGTGATGGCCTCATTACAGGAACTATCGCCCAAACAAAAAGAAAAGGCCCTAAAAGCGTTACAGATGCTTTCCCCACAAAATTTTGATTGTGTCATGCGTGTGGATTCCGGGTTGGCGGCGCTTATGGGTGCATTGTACCATTGTTTTGTGCACAATACGTTTGCCGATGAACTGGGACCAATAGATAAGCCCGTGTGGGAAGCATTTTTGCAAGCAAGTATGACTTCGTATTCAGCGTTTGATGAGCTTTTAGCGTATAAAAATGATTCGCCTTTTTTTGACGATGTAACAACGCAAAAGGTTGAAACCAAATGGGATGTACTTGCCAAAACGTTAGCTGACGCCTATGCGTTGTGTCAGGATACAATGGGAAATAATGAAAACAATTGGCAATGGGGAAAACTACATGCGTACTGGTTTAAACATGAGATTGCAAAAGAGGTTGGGATGTTAAAAGGTTTTTTAAGTCGTGGACCATATCCAGCTGGTGGTGATGTGCATACAGTGAATGTGGCAATGTTTACCTGGGGTAAGGACTTTGATGTGTGGATGATTCCTGCCATGCGCATGATAGTTGACTTTAATAAGGATGAGCCGCTATATTTTATTACAGTGCCAGGGCAGTCGGGCAATCCGGTAAGTAAACATTATGATGATATGGTTGATCCGTATTTACATGGTACATATCAGGTTATTCCCATGCAGGGTATTACAAATCCTGCGGGAATTGAAGTGTTGGTGCCATAAAATTAATAGATTTGAATTCATAAATTTCTGTTGATATAGTAAGAATAAGTGTATGTATCAAGCATTGTGGTGGGAATTTAAGAAATGACTAGAGAATTCTTTAAGAATTTAGAAAAGCTTGCTGAAAATGCTCAGGATATTATCTACCGGTATGAGCTATTGCCCACACCCGGATTTACCTATGTGAGCCCTGCAGCCACTGTCATAACCGGATACACTCCTGAGGAGCATTATGCCAATCCAAATTTAGGTTTTGAGATAGTTCATCCAGAAGATAGACACATATTACAAGGAGTGCTTGAGAAAAAGCATTTCTTTGAACCAATTGTGTTACGATGGATAAAA contains:
- a CDS encoding penicillin acylase family protein, translating into MKKRFGRVIVIIMVLSFISQCSMMGHYFKSSEKTYSGTIRIDGLKQPVEVRYDNLGIPHIKAHSEEDLFLATGYIMASYRLFQMVMMKMAIQGRLSEFAGKDALPIDYFMRTLNAKKMVADAMKSIDNRGIMIFTQFAKGVNAYIKGCKKLPPEFILAGFTPEEWQPEDGLYIFGFLNLDVSFNFIEELQFLMIAQKLGLKKACHLFPIYKDTELPFAEAQKLKSVIANIPVDTVAVKAAHMQRILGLGIPASNNWALSPKKTAGKSIVANDTHLMASLPSPWIIMHLECPTYHCAGVCLPGIPIVVAGYNGHVAWGETMVMADTQDIFIEKIKEENGQLFYLYKDKWLPLESREEVFTVKGKSHTVKFYSTVHGPLLNTALATMPFPPKLPVQPLSVDIPYGLALSWVMEGGEKTLQGFYNLGKAKTAHEAREAIKGIKTIYLNIVYGDSNSIGWQVTGLYPVRKKGTGLFPSPGWTGEYDWQGYVPFEQLPHKENPAEGFIATANHRTVDKDYPVNLTQSWYNDERAMRIVQVLSNNKTFTLEDVMKLQNDQYSLMAKHVQDILYGKDYSDKVMASLQELSPKQKEKALKALQMLSPQNFDCVMRVDSGLAALMGALYHCFVHNTFADELGPIDKPVWEAFLQASMTSYSAFDELLAYKNDSPFFDDVTTQKVETKWDVLAKTLADAYALCQDTMGNNENNWQWGKLHAYWFKHEIAKEVGMLKGFLSRGPYPAGGDVHTVNVAMFTWGKDFDVWMIPAMRMIVDFNKDEPLYFITVPGQSGNPVSKHYDDMVDPYLHGTYQVIPMQGITNPAGIEVLVP